Proteins from one Romboutsia sp. CE17 genomic window:
- a CDS encoding GntP family permease has product MTITTFGAIIGLIVAIIFIINKFEPFYCLVFGALVGGLVGGASLVDTVDYMVNGAQNMAPAILRVMTSGFLAATLIKTGAVERISEEIINVLGIKKAILGIVLSSMVLASVGVDLDVVVLTVGPIGISIGNKLGYSKLAILLAALGGGKAGNIISPNPNTLAAATNFNVDLSSVMLANIIPAICGVLITTILAKTLIHKGSKIDVDANTKEIKNLPSLFASIIGPIVSIFLLFLGNISNIVVDPLVALPAGAVISIIATKNIKNTKEYLYFGVEKMQGVCILLLGTGTLVGIIQMSNLQHSTISLLDTLNIPQFLLAPISGMVMSLATASTTGGSTIASSTFSEAILASGLTGVAGAAMVNAGACVFEHLPHGALFHASTKSVSMDLLERFKLIHYEIIIGLVITGVSTIIQLSLISL; this is encoded by the coding sequence ATGACAATAACAACTTTTGGAGCGATTATTGGTTTAATAGTAGCAATTATATTTATAATAAATAAATTTGAACCATTTTATTGTTTAGTATTCGGTGCATTAGTTGGTGGATTAGTTGGTGGTGCAAGTTTAGTTGATACTGTCGATTATATGGTTAATGGAGCTCAAAATATGGCACCAGCTATTCTTAGAGTAATGACATCAGGATTTTTAGCTGCAACATTAATAAAAACTGGTGCAGTAGAAAGAATATCAGAGGAAATAATAAATGTTTTAGGAATTAAAAAAGCAATCTTAGGAATAGTGTTATCATCTATGGTTTTAGCTTCTGTTGGAGTAGATTTAGACGTGGTGGTGCTTACTGTTGGACCTATTGGTATATCTATAGGAAATAAATTAGGATATTCAAAATTAGCAATACTTTTAGCAGCCTTAGGTGGTGGTAAAGCAGGAAATATTATTTCTCCAAATCCAAATACTCTAGCTGCTGCAACTAATTTTAATGTAGATCTTTCAAGTGTTATGCTTGCTAATATCATCCCTGCTATATGTGGTGTTTTAATAACTACAATACTTGCAAAAACTTTAATCCATAAAGGCAGTAAAATTGATGTTGACGCAAATACTAAAGAAATTAAAAATCTACCAAGCTTATTTGCATCAATAATAGGTCCTATAGTATCTATCTTTTTACTATTCTTAGGCAATATATCTAACATTGTTGTAGATCCACTTGTAGCTTTACCTGCTGGTGCAGTCATAAGTATAATTGCAACAAAAAATATAAAAAATACAAAAGAATACTTATACTTTGGGGTAGAAAAAATGCAAGGTGTTTGCATATTATTGCTGGGTACAGGTACATTAGTTGGAATTATTCAAATGTCTAATTTACAACATAGTACTATAAGCTTATTAGATACATTAAATATTCCACAGTTCTTACTTGCTCCTATTTCTGGTATGGTAATGTCACTTGCTACAGCTTCTACAACTGGTGGTTCAACTATAGCATCTTCAACTTTTTCTGAAGCTATATTAGCCTCTGGATTAACAGGAGTTGCCGGTGCTGCTATGGTAAATGCAGGTGCTTGTGTATTTGAACATTTACCTCATGGTGCTTTATTCCATGCTAGTACTAAAAGTGTTTCAATGGATTTATTAGAAAGATTTAAATTAATTCATTATGAGATAATAATAGGACTTGTTATAACTGGTGTTTCAACTATAATTCAGCTATCTCTAATTAGTCTTTAA
- a CDS encoding cupin domain-containing protein: MSDLNIGKKIAQIRNRKNLSVRKLAELSNVTPSMLSQIERGNANPSVNSLKSIASALEVPLFTFFTSEVVKEDLIVRKDSRKKVILPESDNVIYEMLAPGIRDNFEFAIMTLYPNTSSSNGDISHTGYELSYVLEGEATLYLDDDKFTLYKGDSVKISAGINHRWENNTNEDVKVIFAVIL, translated from the coding sequence ATGTCAGATTTAAATATAGGTAAAAAAATAGCACAAATAAGAAATAGAAAAAACTTAAGTGTAAGGAAGTTAGCGGAATTATCTAATGTTACTCCTTCTATGCTTAGTCAAATAGAAAGAGGAAATGCAAATCCATCTGTGAATTCTTTAAAATCAATTGCATCAGCATTAGAAGTTCCATTATTTACATTTTTCACTTCAGAGGTAGTAAAAGAAGATTTAATAGTCAGAAAAGATAGTAGAAAGAAGGTAATTCTTCCAGAAAGTGATAATGTAATTTATGAAATGCTTGCTCCTGGAATAAGAGATAATTTTGAATTTGCAATAATGACTCTTTATCCAAATACATCATCTAGTAATGGTGATATAAGTCACACAGGATATGAGCTTTCTTATGTGCTTGAAGGAGAGGCAACTTTATATCTTGATGATGATAAATTTACTTTGTATAAAGGGGATAGTGTGAAAATATCTGCTGGAATAAATCATCGTTGGGAAAATAACACGAATGAAGATGTAAAAGTTATATTTGCAGTTATATTATAA